The Mucilaginibacter gracilis genomic interval TTGTGATCGATAGCTAAATTAATCTCTTCGTAAACAGGCGCGCATTCAAATTGCGAAGGGGCAACCTCGTTATGGCGGGTTTTTAATGGGATGCCCAACTTTAAGGCTTCGGTTTCCATATCAAGCATAAAGGCGTATACGCGCTCGGGGATAGAGCCAAAATAGTGATCTTCCAATTGCTGGCCTTTGGCAGATTCGTGACCGAATAGGGTACGGCCCGTTAAATAAAGATCGGGCCGGGCATTAAACAGCGCAAGGTCAACCAAAAAGTACTCTTGCTCAATACCTAACGATGCATTTACCTTTTCAACGCTTTTATCAAAATAGTTGCAAACATCAACAGCAGCTTTATCTAAAGCATTTAATGCCTTTAATAAAGGTGCCTTGTAATCAAGTGCTTCGCCCGTGTATGATACAAATACGGTTGGGATACACAAAGTTTTGCCGGTATTACTCTCTATAATGAAGGCCGGCGACGATGGATCCCAGGCGGTATAGCCCCGCGCCTCAAATGTATTACGAATGCCGCCGTTAGGGAAGCTTGAGGCATCTGGCTCCTGCTGGGCCAATGCATCGCCCGAGAAACGCTCAATTGCCGATCCATCAGCAGCGGGTTCAAAAAAGGCGTCGTGTTTTTCGGCTGTGGTGCCGGTTAGCGGCTGAAACCAATGTGTATAATGTGTGGCGCCCTTGCTCATTGCCCACGATTTCATGGCCGATGCAACTTGCTCGGCCATATCGCGCGGAATGGGTTCGCCTATCTCAATAGCACTTACAATACTTTGATAAGCATCCTTAGATAAAAAATCCATCATTTTCTTTTTATCGAAAACATTTGAGCCAAAAAAATCTGAAATTTTAGCTCCGGATACCTTTACTTCCGGAATTGTGCGGGTTAACACCGCTTGTAAGGCCTGAAATCTGATGTTTGACATAGTTTATAGCTAAAGTTGTTGCTTTTTTTCATCAAAAATATAAAACTCCTTATAACCAACGCGTTTTTTGAATAAAAATAGTGTAGATTAAAAAGCAGTCCATTTTTGAACTTTTTTCTAAATAAATTGAATTTTTTTACTGATTGCTATTGGTTTTTTAAAAAATTACTCATAATTTCATCAAATCATTCAAATAATCATATGATTTATTAAAAACAGATTAAAATTTAAGGGATAAATAAAAAAATCTCTATGAAATCTATCAATTTTGTGATATATTAATTAAAATTGCAATTATAAATCGGAAGAATAGGAATAAAACCAGTAACTCACTTAACAATCAAACTAAATAACAAACATTATGAATTTAAAAATTGACAAAAACAAATTGCTCGGGCTCAATTTGTTTAAAGGCAGCGGAGGGGAAGCATCTCCTTCCAGATTCCCAACCATTTCTGCGGAAAAATGGAAACTGGGGATAACCATTTTCTCAGGAAAAATTTTGGGATTGATGCTGGTATTGTTTGCCATGGTTACCATCCCTGGTTTACTTACTTCGCATGCAAGTGCTGCTGCGGCTGCTCCAACTCCAACCGCTATCGAAACTAACATCATGAACTCTATCAACACCACATGGACGTTGGTTGCTGCATTTTTGGTATTCGGTATGCAAGCTGGTTTCGTAATGCTTGAGGCCGGGTTTGCCCGTACTAAAGAAACCGTTAACGTATTAATGGAGTGTATTTTTGATACATGCCTTTGCGGTATCCTTTTCTGGGCTATTGGTTATGCCTTTATGTTTGGTTGGGGAAATGGTTTTATAGGCTGGCACGGCGATCCTGCCGGTAAAATTGCCGGTTCATGGTTCTTCCTGTCAAACATTCCCGAAACTTATGGTGCAACGGGTATTCCTATTTTAGCACACTGGATTTTTCAATATGCCTTTGCTGATACTTGCTCTACCATCGTATCTGGTGCGATGATTGGCCGTACAAGCTTCCGTGGCGATATTATTTATTCTATCGGTATCACAGGCTTTATTTATCCAATAATTGGCCACTGGGCCTGGGGACCTGATGGTTTCTTAGCGTTAATGGGTAGCAAAGGTGGTTTCTTTGAAGCGTTAGGCACCGGTTTCCGCGATTTTGCCGGATCAACCGTTGTACACACCATAGGCGGTATTGCATCGCTTGCAGGTGCTATTGTATTAGGCCCGCGCTTTGGCAGAATATTTGCCCGCGATGATAAAGCTAAAGGTGGTATGCCGCCTCCGCATAACTTAACGCTAGCCGCTATAGGTGGTTTTATTTTATGGTTTGGCTGGTACGGCTTTAACCCTGGTAGCTCACTATCAGCAATGGATATGCAAGGTATTGGCCGTATAGCCGCCAACACTACATTAGCTGCCTGCGGTGGTGGTATGGCTGCAATGTTTATTGCGTTATGGTTTGGCCCAACAAGAGGTAAATTTGATTTAGGTTATACCATTAACGGTTTCCTTGCAGGTTTGGTAGCTATCACCTGCCCTTGCTACTGGGTTAGCCCGGGTGGCGCTATACTTTTAGGTTTAGTTGCCGGTGTATTAACTTACATATTTATGAACGTTGTTGAATGGTTTAGAATTGACGATCCAGTTGGAGCGGTAACTGTTCACGGTATTAACGGTATATGGGGTACATTATCATTAGGCTTATTTGCTTGTGGTAAATATGGTGCAACCGGCCCAACAGGTGCCGATAATTCTGCCCCGGTTGCTGGTTTATTTTATGGCGGTGGTTTCCAGGTGTTGGAAGCGCAGGCTATAGGTAGCTTTATTATCACTGCTGCTACATTTGTAGTATGTATTGTAATGATGTTTATCATTATGAAATTACCTCACCCTTGGAGCTTGCGCGTACCTGTTGAAGCAGAAACCGGCCCGGGTGGCCTGGATATGTTTGAGCACGGTACAGGTGCATATCCCGACATTGTTGACGAAGATATTGACCTTGCAAAATTGAGTGCTCCAGAACTTGTTAAGTAATTAAATAACAAGTATTCAAAAATTTCTCAAAACACCTACCATATTGATGCATTACTATATCAATATGGTAGGTCATAAAATTAACTGACCATTTTATTTACTTTTTAAATTGATGATTAATAACCAATTATCTCTATAGGCTATTTATTGGCATTAAAATAGGGAATTGGTAAAAATGAAAGATAAAAAAAACTTACAAAACAATCACTCACACAATTCAATCAAACCACAATTAAAAATCATGAAATCAAAACTATTACTTATTACTGCCCTTGTTGTATCGGGTTTTGCAGTTAAAGCGCAAGACACGATAAAAGTTACAGGTGATGCCCCGCTGGTTATTTCGGGATCTGTTGATACTTACTTTAAGTACGATTTTGCAGGTAAAAAAATTGCCAACATCCCAACCAGCTTTGCTAACGAGCAAAACTCCCTTTCGATAGGTATGGTTGACCTTGGTATCAAAAAAACAGTAGGTAAAGCATCATTTGTAGGCGAAGTATCTTTCGGTCCACGTTCTGATGCATCAATTCCAACCCCTGGAAACCACATCCAAAATTTATATGTAAGCTACAACTTTACCGATAAATTTAATGTTACCGGTGGTTACATGGCTACATTTGTTGGTTACGAAGTAATTGCACCTACAGGCAACTTTAACTACTCAACTTCGTATTTATTTACCAATGGCCCGTTCCAAAATGCAGGTGTTAAATTTACTTATGCCTTTACTGATAAAGTAAGCTTAATGGCCGGTGTGTTTAACGATGCCTGGAATGCTTACCAATCGGTAAATGATTTTTCAACCTTTGGTGCACAGTTAACTGTAACTCCGGTTAAAGGTTGGACTGCTTACTTAAACTTAGTAACCGGTTCGTACTCTGGTACCGAATTTGATTTAACTACTGCTTACCAAATTACTGATGCCTTTAAATTAGGCTTAAACGCTGCCGATTTTTCATCTCCTAAATGGGCTTTAGGCGCAACCAGTGGTGCAACCGGTGGCTTCACAGGTGTTGCATTGTATCCACAATTGGCAGTATCTAAAGCAGTTGTATTAGGTTTACGTGGTGAGTACTTTAAAACTAAAACCGGAACATTCTCTTTAGCGTCTACTCCTGCTCCGGGCGAATCTGTAACTGCATTTACACTTACAGCTAACATCAAATCTGGTCCGTTAACTTTCATACCAGAAGTTAGATTGGATAATGGTTCACAAAAAATGTTTAAAGACAGCAATTTAGCTGCAACAAAAAGCGCTTCGCAATTTGCACTTGCTGCTGTTTACGCATTCTAATCAAAACAAAAATTATTCTTAATTTTATAAGCCGTTCCGATGATTATCGGGACGGCTTTATTATATCATATGAACAAGATATTAGCTTTGATTTGTTGCCTGGTGGTGGGTAAAGCGAGCTTTGCACAAAAAGATTCGTTAGCTTTTGACGATAAGGGCAAGTATATTTACTACAAAGTAGTTAATATGGATACCTATAGTGCCGATACCCTGTATAACAGGAGCTTGCATTTTTTTGAAGGCATCAGCACCGATAAAACCTTTACCCTTACCCAACAGGATGCTAAAAACGCGGTAATATCAGGTTCGGGTTTTTTTATAGTGCATAAACAATCGTTGGCAAAGCACCCGGATGGGCAGGTAGCCTACCTGTTAAAAATGGAAATAAAAGAAGGCAAATACAGGTTTTGGCTAACCAACTTAACTTACCGGCCTTATGTAAGAGATAGATATACAAATTACGTTGCAGATAAGAATGTTGATTTTGCACTCGAAAAATCATCCAAGAATATAACCGATAAAGATCTTTCGCTATTTTTAGATCAGTTTGCAACTTCGGCCCGCCAATTGGGCGATAAGTTAAAAAAGTACGTTAGCACCCAGCATAGTAAGGTGATAAAAAAGGAATTGGAAAAAAAAGTAATACATATTGATAAGTGGTAAAAACAGTAATGTTGAATGCCACATTGTAGTAAACACCGTTAATTTTTGATAAATAATAGCAAACCGTATGCTTAACTCAAAATTCGACATTAATAGTCCGGAATGGATTGAACGGGTTTTTGAGAACCGTAATAAAAGTTATGGTGCTTACGACTTGCGGAAGCACTATGCACTTAACCTATTTAAGGCTTTTGCCATAACCATAGTATCTATTGCAGTAATAGTTTTGGTAACATCATTATTGATGGATAAAGTACCTGCATCTGTTAATATCAAAAAGGGTGCTGTTTCGGTTACCGATAAACAGCTTAAAATTAAGCTCGATGATGCAAAGCCTGAAATAGATAAAAAGAGTAAAATATTAGCCCCGGCAACCGTGCATGGGCATAATAATATAGTGGAACAAGTTTTAGATAGCCGCGCCGTTGAAATTAAGCCAATGCCTGTTGGCGGAGTAGAAGCCTGGGTTAAGTTTTTAGAGAATAATTTACGCTACCCGCCGGAGGCCAAACAACAGCGGATAACAGGAAGTGTATTAATGAGTTTTATTGTTGAGCGCGACGGCCACATCTCAAATATATTGGTTAGCCGCCCGGCTGGCCATGGTTTTGACCAGGAAGCGTTACGGGTTTTAAAGCTATCGCCCATATGGGCCGCAGGCATGCAAGGTGGGCAAACCGTGCGTGTTAAATACATTTTGCCTATTAATTTTAATATTGAGCATAGATAGGAGATAGAATCTAGAGCAAAGAAAATCAGAATCAAGAGGCGAGAATCAAGAGCCAAGATGCAAATCTCGTCATTCAAATATAATAATAAAGGGGGATAGCAAATATTTACAATTGCTTTTGTCTGTCTTGGTTCTTGTCTCTTGATTCTGATTTATTCTATTTCTAACCAAAAACATTCCGGTTTTTAATGAGGATATTACGTGCAAATTCCTAATTTTGCGCTTTCTATCATAAAACCACATAACATTGGAGCACCAGGAATTAACCACCGTTGAAACCGCTAAAAATTTAGGTTTACTACCCGAAGAATTTGAACGAATAAATGAGATACTGGGGCGCACACCCAACTTTACCGAGCTATCCATCTTCTCGGTAATGTGGAGCGAACATTGCTCATACAAAAACTCTATAACCTGGCTAAAAACCTTACCTAAGGACGGGCCGCGTATGCTGGCCAAAGCGGGTGAAGAAAATGCCGGACTGGTTGACCTGGGCGACGGTATTGGCTGTGCTTTTAAAATAGAGAGCCACAACCACCCATCGGCACTGGAGCCCTATCAGGGTGCTGCAACGGGCGTTGGGGGCATTAACCGCGATATTTTTACAATGGGTGCAAGGCCCATTGCACAACTAAACTCGTTAAGGTTTGGCGATTTAAAACTGGATAAAACCAAATGGCTGGTTAAAGGCGTTGTAAAAGGCATTGGCGATTATGGTAATGCTTTTGGTATACCCACCGTTGGCGGCGAATTATTTTTCGACGAATGTTATAATATCAACCCGTTGGTTAACGCCATGTCGGCAGGTATTGTTAAGGCTGGCGAAACTGTTTCGGCAACATCATACGGCGTTGGCAACCCGGTTTACATAGTAGGCTCGGCAACAGGTAAAGATGGTATACATGGTGCGGCTTTTGCATCAAAAAATATAACCGAAGATTCGGTAAACGATTTACCCGCCGTGCAGGTAGGCGACCCTTTTCAGGAAAAACTATTACTTGAAGCAACGCTTGAGGTTATTAAAACCGGTGCCGTTGTAGGCATGCAGGATATGGGTGCTGCGGGTATCATCTGTTCCAATTCAGAAATGTCGGCCAAGGGCGAGCATGGTATGCGCATTGATTTGGATAAGGTACCAACCAGGCAGGCTAACATGAAGCCTTTTGAAATATTACTATCAGAATCGCAGGAGCGGATGCTGATTGTGGTATTTAAAGGTCGTGAAAAAGAAGTAGAGGCTGTTTTTGATAAATGGGATCTTAATTGTGCCATTATTGGCGAGGTTACCGATACCAAACGCCTGCATTATTATATGAATGGCGAATTAGTAGCCGACGTGCCTGCCGACGACCTTGTTTTAGGTGGGGGTGCCCCCATTTACAAACGCGATTATAAGGAGCCGGCATATTTTCAAAAAAATCAACAATTTAAAATAGAAGACGTTGCCGAGCCAGCCGATTTAAAGGCTGTGGCCGATCATTTGGTATCGCACCCTAATATTGCATCAAAGCGTTGGGTTACTAACCAATACGATTCGATGGTGGGCGTACAAACCATGACAACCAACCGCCCCTGCGATGCAGCCGTGGTAGCTGTTAAGGGCACAAATAAAGCCATTGTATTAACTGTTGACTGCAACTCGCGCTATGTATACGCCGACCCGCAAAAGGGTACCGCAATAGCCGTAGCCGAAGCGGCCCGTAATATTACCTGCGCCGGTGGCGAGCCTGTTGCCATTACCAATTGCCTAAACTTTGGCAACCCGTATGTGCCCGAAGTTTACTGGCAGTTTGTGGGCGCTATTAAAGGTATGAGCGAAGCTTGTACTAAATTTGAAACCCCGGTAACGGGTGGCAACGTGAGCTTTTACAATCAATCAACCGATGATGGGCCTGTATTTCCTACACCCACTATTGGTATGCTTGGTGTAATGGATGATATTGCCAATATCATGACCGCCGATTTTAAACAAGCCGGAGACATCATTTACTTGTTAGGCGAATCGGTTAATGATATTGCATCATCGCAATACCTGGCATCCTACCATAAAATACTTGCTGCACCTGCGCCGCATTTTGATTTGGAAAAAGAGTATGCCTTACACCAGGTAATTAAGCAACTGATAACTCAAAAATTAATACAATCGGCACATGATGTTGCCGACGGTGGCCTATACATAACACTGCTGGAAGCGGCCATGCCAAATGGCTTAGGCTTTGCCATTGAGAGCGACGACAGTATCCGTAAGGATGCGTTTTTGTTTGGCGAGGCACAGGGTAGGGTAGTGGTATCGGTTAAGCCTGAAGGGCAGGAAGCATTGATAGAGCTACTTTCAACATCAGAAATTGAATTTACTTTACTCGGTACAGTTAACAATGGCGACTTGTTGGTTGACGAAGAATCGTTTGGTACAACGGCAGAAGCCAAGAATGTTTTTGATAACGTGTTGCATGATATTTTAGGAGATTAATGTTTAAACTAAGCCGGATACATCATATTTCTATAATTTGTTCGGACTATGCAGTGTCTAAACATTTTTATACCGTTATATTAAGCCTCGAAATTGTTCGGGAGGTGTACCGGGAAGCGCGGCAGTCGTACAAGTTGGATCTGATGGTTGGCGATCAATATCAAATTGAATTATTCTCTTTTCCGCATCCGCCGGCAAGGCCTTCAAAGCCCGAGGCTTTAGGTTTAAGGCACCTGGCGTTTGAGGTTGACGATGTAGCCGCCACAGTTAAATATTTAGAACAGCAAGGTGTTGTAGTTGAACCGATAAGGATTGATGAATTTACCGGCAAACAATTTACCTTTTTTACCGACCCGGATGGCTTGCCACTGGAACTGGTTGAAAAGTAGGGCGTTAGTATGGGATTGTATAGCGGTTAATGCTTGGCGCAGAAGATTTCTCCTCCATAGCAATGGCATTAGCTTTTATTTGTTTATGTCATTGCGAGGAACGAAGCAACCGCACGGAGACATATTCGCCCCGCAAACTTCGCTGCTCTACGTGCGGTTGCCACGCTATCGCTCGCAATGACAAAAAAATAAAAAGGACTTGCTATTCAAATTCAAACAATTCGAGGTAGAGCAATCGGGCTGCGCCATGAAAATCAATACCGATGGTGTATTGTTGGGCTGTTTGGCAGGAACAGGGCAGCCCCAAACCATATTGGATATTGGCACCGGTACCGGAGTTATTGCCATGATGATGGCACAGCGGTTTCCGGATGCTATAATTGATGCGGTTGAAATTGATACTTCAGCCGCCCAAACCGCTCAAAAAAACTTTAAAGGCTCGGTATTTGCAAACAGGCTTAATGTTTACCCGGTTGGGTTTGAGGAGTATTTTACAACGTATCCACAAAGCAAGTATAACGTTATTGTATCAAACCCGCCATTCTATATTAATTCGTTAGAGGCAGCAGCAACCAAAACAAATTTGGCCAAGCATACCGATGGGTTTTTCTTCGAAACGTTAATTAAGGTAGTTTCTACACACCTAACAAGCAACGGTCTTTGCTGGTTAGTACTGCCCATTTCTACGGCAGTATTGGTTAAGCAACTGTGTTTGCAAAACGGCTTATTTGTGCAGCAGGTTATCGCCATCCAATCCTTCGCCCATAGCGAACCTCATCGCCAAATAATTGCCTTTGGTTTAACAGAAACAGAAATAGTGCAGCAGCAGTTTGTTATTTACGATGCACCAAAAGTTTACAGCGGGCAATACCAGCAATGTTTAAGAGATTTTTTTACTATCTTTTGAGCAAATGTTATTTTGCGCCGGGTTTAATGCACTAAAAATTGAGCTTAACAACCCAATAGTACACTTCCGAAATTTGACATGACGAAAATTGGCCTTTTATCCGATACGCACGGCTATCTTGACGATGCTGTTTTTAAACATTTTGATAGTGTTGACGAAATATGGCACGCCGGCGATTTTGGCACCATAGAACTTGCCGATCAACTTGCTGCTTTTAAGCCTCTGCGTGGTGTTTTTGGCAATATTGATGATAAGGATATTCGCTTGCAGTACCCCGAAGACCTGCGTTTTAATTGTGAAAATGTAGATGTATGGATGACGCACATTGGCGGTTATCCGGATAAATACAGCCCGCGCGTAAAGCGTACTATTTACACTAAGCCACCCGCTTTGTTTATAACGGGGCACTCGCATATATTAAAAGTTATTTTTGATAAAAAAATTAATTGCTTGCACCTAAACCCCGGTGCAGCAGGCAAACAAGGATGGCACAGGATGCAAACTTTGATGCGTTTTTGCATAACTGACGAAAAAATTCATACCTTAGAGGTGATAGAATTAATTAAATAATATTGTAAAAAATACACTAAGTATATGACAGCACTAACTACTTTGGGCCAATTTATAATTGAAAAACAGGCAGATTTTCCGTACGCTAAAGGTGAGTTATCGCGTTTATTGCGTGATATTGGCATAGCTGCAAAAATTGTGAACCGCGAGGTTAACAAAGCCGGTTTGATGGATATATTGGGCGATGCAGGTAGTATTAATATACAAGGCGAATCGCAAAAAAAGCTGGATGTATTTGCTAATGAGCAGTTTATATCGGCTTTAAAGAGCGGTGGCGAGTGTTGCGTAGTGGTTTCGGAAGAAAACGATGAGTATTTATATATCGATTCGGAAATATCAAAAGATGCCAAGTACATTGTAGCGATGGACCCGTTGGACGGATCGTCTAACATTGATGTGAACGTGAGTGTGGGTACAATATTCTCCATCTTCCGTCGCAAGTCAAAGGCTGGTGAAGCCACTATGGAAGATGCATTGCAAAAAGGGATTGACCAGGTAGCTGCCGGTTATATAATTTACGGCTCATCTACCATGTTGGTTTATACTACGGGCAAAGGCGTTAATGGTTTTACGCTCGATCCGTCGATAGGGGAGTTTTGCTTATCGCACCCTAACATGACCATACCCGAAGATGGTTATATTTACTCTATTAACGAAGGTTATTATACCCATTTCCCGGATGGGGTTAAAAAATATATAAAATATTGCCAGGTAGAAGATGTGGCAACGCAACGGCCATATACATCGCGCTATACCGGATCGATGGTGGCCGATTTACACCGTAACATGATTAAGGGCGGAATATTTATTTACCCCATTACCGCGCAGGCGCCCAATGGTAAATTGCGTTTGGTGTACGAGTGCAACCCTATGGCCTTTATTATTGAACAGGCCGGAGGTTTTGCCTCAAACGGTTATCAGCGTATTTTAACATTGGACGTTACCGAACTACACCAACGTTCTGCAATATTTATTGGCTCGGCCAATATGGTTAAACAGGCCGAAGAAATGATGAAATGCTTTTCGCCACAGGTAACTAAAAAGTCGTTTGAGGGCGTGGTGAATAT includes:
- a CDS encoding ammonium transporter, whose translation is MNLKIDKNKLLGLNLFKGSGGEASPSRFPTISAEKWKLGITIFSGKILGLMLVLFAMVTIPGLLTSHASAAAAAPTPTAIETNIMNSINTTWTLVAAFLVFGMQAGFVMLEAGFARTKETVNVLMECIFDTCLCGILFWAIGYAFMFGWGNGFIGWHGDPAGKIAGSWFFLSNIPETYGATGIPILAHWIFQYAFADTCSTIVSGAMIGRTSFRGDIIYSIGITGFIYPIIGHWAWGPDGFLALMGSKGGFFEALGTGFRDFAGSTVVHTIGGIASLAGAIVLGPRFGRIFARDDKAKGGMPPPHNLTLAAIGGFILWFGWYGFNPGSSLSAMDMQGIGRIAANTTLAACGGGMAAMFIALWFGPTRGKFDLGYTINGFLAGLVAITCPCYWVSPGGAILLGLVAGVLTYIFMNVVEWFRIDDPVGAVTVHGINGIWGTLSLGLFACGKYGATGPTGADNSAPVAGLFYGGGFQVLEAQAIGSFIITAATFVVCIVMMFIIMKLPHPWSLRVPVEAETGPGGLDMFEHGTGAYPDIVDEDIDLAKLSAPELVK
- a CDS encoding porin, encoding MKSKLLLITALVVSGFAVKAQDTIKVTGDAPLVISGSVDTYFKYDFAGKKIANIPTSFANEQNSLSIGMVDLGIKKTVGKASFVGEVSFGPRSDASIPTPGNHIQNLYVSYNFTDKFNVTGGYMATFVGYEVIAPTGNFNYSTSYLFTNGPFQNAGVKFTYAFTDKVSLMAGVFNDAWNAYQSVNDFSTFGAQLTVTPVKGWTAYLNLVTGSYSGTEFDLTTAYQITDAFKLGLNAADFSSPKWALGATSGATGGFTGVALYPQLAVSKAVVLGLRGEYFKTKTGTFSLASTPAPGESVTAFTLTANIKSGPLTFIPEVRLDNGSQKMFKDSNLAATKSASQFALAAVYAF
- a CDS encoding DUF4468 domain-containing protein, producing MNKILALICCLVVGKASFAQKDSLAFDDKGKYIYYKVVNMDTYSADTLYNRSLHFFEGISTDKTFTLTQQDAKNAVISGSGFFIVHKQSLAKHPDGQVAYLLKMEIKEGKYRFWLTNLTYRPYVRDRYTNYVADKNVDFALEKSSKNITDKDLSLFLDQFATSARQLGDKLKKYVSTQHSKVIKKELEKKVIHIDKW
- a CDS encoding energy transducer TonB, giving the protein MLNSKFDINSPEWIERVFENRNKSYGAYDLRKHYALNLFKAFAITIVSIAVIVLVTSLLMDKVPASVNIKKGAVSVTDKQLKIKLDDAKPEIDKKSKILAPATVHGHNNIVEQVLDSRAVEIKPMPVGGVEAWVKFLENNLRYPPEAKQQRITGSVLMSFIVERDGHISNILVSRPAGHGFDQEALRVLKLSPIWAAGMQGGQTVRVKYILPINFNIEHR
- the purL gene encoding phosphoribosylformylglycinamidine synthase subunit PurL; its protein translation is MEHQELTTVETAKNLGLLPEEFERINEILGRTPNFTELSIFSVMWSEHCSYKNSITWLKTLPKDGPRMLAKAGEENAGLVDLGDGIGCAFKIESHNHPSALEPYQGAATGVGGINRDIFTMGARPIAQLNSLRFGDLKLDKTKWLVKGVVKGIGDYGNAFGIPTVGGELFFDECYNINPLVNAMSAGIVKAGETVSATSYGVGNPVYIVGSATGKDGIHGAAFASKNITEDSVNDLPAVQVGDPFQEKLLLEATLEVIKTGAVVGMQDMGAAGIICSNSEMSAKGEHGMRIDLDKVPTRQANMKPFEILLSESQERMLIVVFKGREKEVEAVFDKWDLNCAIIGEVTDTKRLHYYMNGELVADVPADDLVLGGGAPIYKRDYKEPAYFQKNQQFKIEDVAEPADLKAVADHLVSHPNIASKRWVTNQYDSMVGVQTMTTNRPCDAAVVAVKGTNKAIVLTVDCNSRYVYADPQKGTAIAVAEAARNITCAGGEPVAITNCLNFGNPYVPEVYWQFVGAIKGMSEACTKFETPVTGGNVSFYNQSTDDGPVFPTPTIGMLGVMDDIANIMTADFKQAGDIIYLLGESVNDIASSQYLASYHKILAAPAPHFDLEKEYALHQVIKQLITQKLIQSAHDVADGGLYITLLEAAMPNGLGFAIESDDSIRKDAFLFGEAQGRVVVSVKPEGQEALIELLSTSEIEFTLLGTVNNGDLLVDEESFGTTAEAKNVFDNVLHDILGD
- the gloA2 gene encoding SMU1112c/YaeR family gloxylase I-like metalloprotein produces the protein MFKLSRIHHISIICSDYAVSKHFYTVILSLEIVREVYREARQSYKLDLMVGDQYQIELFSFPHPPARPSKPEALGLRHLAFEVDDVAATVKYLEQQGVVVEPIRIDEFTGKQFTFFTDPDGLPLELVEK
- a CDS encoding tRNA1(Val) (adenine(37)-N6)-methyltransferase yields the protein MLFKFKQFEVEQSGCAMKINTDGVLLGCLAGTGQPQTILDIGTGTGVIAMMMAQRFPDAIIDAVEIDTSAAQTAQKNFKGSVFANRLNVYPVGFEEYFTTYPQSKYNVIVSNPPFYINSLEAAATKTNLAKHTDGFFFETLIKVVSTHLTSNGLCWLVLPISTAVLVKQLCLQNGLFVQQVIAIQSFAHSEPHRQIIAFGLTETEIVQQQFVIYDAPKVYSGQYQQCLRDFFTIF
- a CDS encoding metallophosphoesterase family protein, producing the protein MTKIGLLSDTHGYLDDAVFKHFDSVDEIWHAGDFGTIELADQLAAFKPLRGVFGNIDDKDIRLQYPEDLRFNCENVDVWMTHIGGYPDKYSPRVKRTIYTKPPALFITGHSHILKVIFDKKINCLHLNPGAAGKQGWHRMQTLMRFCITDEKIHTLEVIELIK
- the fbp gene encoding class 1 fructose-bisphosphatase; its protein translation is MTALTTLGQFIIEKQADFPYAKGELSRLLRDIGIAAKIVNREVNKAGLMDILGDAGSINIQGESQKKLDVFANEQFISALKSGGECCVVVSEENDEYLYIDSEISKDAKYIVAMDPLDGSSNIDVNVSVGTIFSIFRRKSKAGEATMEDALQKGIDQVAAGYIIYGSSTMLVYTTGKGVNGFTLDPSIGEFCLSHPNMTIPEDGYIYSINEGYYTHFPDGVKKYIKYCQVEDVATQRPYTSRYTGSMVADLHRNMIKGGIFIYPITAQAPNGKLRLVYECNPMAFIIEQAGGFASNGYQRILTLDVTELHQRSAIFIGSANMVKQAEEMMKCFSPQVTKKSFEGVVNIQ